A single window of Onychostoma macrolepis isolate SWU-2019 chromosome 16, ASM1243209v1, whole genome shotgun sequence DNA harbors:
- the vegfaa gene encoding vascular endothelial growth factor A-A isoform X2 has product MKSKNEVIPFMDVYKKSACKTREMLVDIIQEYPDEIEHTYIPSCVVLMRCAGCCNDEALECVPTETRNVTMEVLRVKQRVSQHNFQLSFTEHTKCECRQKVEVKSKKENHCEPCSERRKRLYVQDPLTCKCSCKFTQLQCKSRQLELNERTCRCEKPR; this is encoded by the exons TGATTCCCTTCATGGATGTGTACAAAAAGAGTGCATGTAAGACGCGAGAGATGCTGGTAGACATCATTCAGGAGTATCCTGATGAGATCGAGCACACCTACATCCCGTCCTGTGTGGTTCTCATGCGCTGCGCAGGCTGCTGCAACGACGAGGCGCTCGAGTGTGTCCCTACAGAGACCCGCAACGTCACCATGGAG GTACTGCGAGTCAAACAACGTGTATCGCAGCATAATTTTCAACTGAGTTTCACAGAACACACCAAGTGTGAATGCAG GCAAAAGGTTGAAGTCAaatcaaagaaagaaaa CCACTGTGAGCCTTGCTCAGAGAGAAGAAAGCGCTTGTATGTGCAGGACCCCCTCACCTGTAAATGCTCCTGCAAATTCACACAATTGCAATGCAAGTCCAGACAACTTGAGTTAAACGAAAGAACTTGCAG atgtgaaaagCCAAGATGA